DNA sequence from the Paenibacillus azoreducens genome:
CCAAGCGCAACGTCTGGTGCCATTCCGGCGGTGCTTGACAGCATGAGCAGATGCATCGCTCCGGCCGGAATGACATTGATGTTCACCTTAATTCCGGTTTGCGGCGTAAATTCCTCGTCCGTCATCCGCTTGATGATATTCGCCCATTCCCGTCCGCGGGCTACCCAGACGTTCAGCACTTTGTCTTGTTCGCTGTACCGATTCCCGATACCGCCGTAGTCTTTGCGGAACGAGAGTAGAAAATCGTTCACCGAATTCCAGCTTTGAGCAGCCCAGCCTATGTTCGCATCCGGCCACGGCTGATCCGGCGACTTTACGATAAAATAATCGAGCAGCAGCCCTTGTCCAGTAAGGGAGGTCATCCATGTCCCGAGCTCCGCCTGTTTGTCGGAGAACTGATCGAGCCTTGCCGTAATCGTCTCCGGTTTCTTGGCCAAATCAAGCAGTTGGTCGCATGCCATGCCGAGTGTACTGACCTGGGAGCTGTCCTCTTCAACCCCAAGCGAATAGAGCAGCATCATGCCGTCCTGGAGATCTTTCGCCATCAGATTCAGTCTCGGAATTAAGTTCGGGATGCTTTTCTTAAGCTCGTAATCGCGGTTTGGATCGGGATTCGTTCCTGTCACGAGATAAATTTCCCGCTGCAGCAGCGACATGTGCTGCGTTACCTGCTGGACGATTTCGAACACTTCACCGAGCGAGCCGATCTGCATTTCCATCCGAATGCGGTGCTTTCCCTGCTCCAGATAAAATTCATACGGCTGCTCCTTGCCCCCGAAACCGGCGATTTGCCATCCGCTGCCATAATCGAAGCTGACCGCGTTCATCTCAGCGAACGGAATTTTGCCATCGATCGAAACCTTCCTCTGTACCGGAATGCCATTCAAGTAAGGATTTGAATACCGGGCGCCAATGTTGTACAACCCCGATGCGGGAACGTCGATTTCCCATTCAGCCCATTGACCGCCTTTGCGCCAGCCCGAGCCCCCGAATACGTTCTGAACGCTCTTATTGCTGTCATACGGCTCGGATGCCGGATTGCGGTCCTCTATCCTGCGCAAGGTTGGGTCGGATTTCAGTACCGCTTGCTCCGCTTGAAATTTCAGCAGTTTGTCTTTCGATTCCTGGCGTCCTTGCTGCAAATCTTGCTTATGTACATCTGCATATGAAGGCAGCTTATCCGGAGAAAAGACGTGAATTTCCCCGATCGCCGCCGGCTCGCGAATCACCGTCAGCCGAATCGTATGTTTTCCTTGGGTTAAATAAAACCGCAAAGGTTCAGATACCTTACTCTCGGCATCTTGAAACTCCTGGAATTGCCAGCCCATGACCTCTTCCTGGCGCGGATTGAATTCATTGCCTTGATTGTCTTTCCACGGCTCTCCGGCTTCCTTCCACATCCGTTTGAAATCGATCATTTTGGCCTGGAAAAACGGATATTTGCCGTCGATTTGCAGGCTGCGCAGGATGGACGCCCTCTTGCCAGGGATCGCATAATAGGTCATGCCAATTTGGTAAAACCCATCCCGCGGAATGTCTAAGGTGTATTCAGCCCAGCTGTTTTCGTCATTTTGGACGAGTGCAGTTCCGGCACGGCCACCAATAGAATCCTGCTTGCTCACGCCAAAATCGCTAACTGCCGCGTAATCTGCGCCCTGAATGACGATGTTCACGTTTTCGGCATCCTGTTTTCCTTCACCTTTCATTTGCTTGATGTATTTCAAATAAGAAGGCTCCAGCTTCGACTTGATGTCTTCCCCAGCCAATATCGACTGTGTGTCGACATCGCTGTACTGGGGAATATCCGCGAGTGCCGTATAATCCGCTTTTCTTGAATAAAACCACCAGGTGAACAACGCAACAGCGATTACAACAAGCAATAGCTTCGGTATTTGTTTGCGAAATGTACGAACCACCGGATTCCCCCTCTTTGTGCCATACACAAAATTGTTTCGTAAAGCGCACATTCGTTAGTTTATTTGCACGAAAAATGCGCGCAAACGGCCGAGATGAGCATCAGGACATTAGCCACCTCATATATGTAAGCGGATACATGATATGCGATTATTCTCCCAAAATATCGTTGCTTATGCCATGCAAAAACCGCTCCACTTTTTGACCATTTGTATTCAGGAATGTATATGTGCATGGTTTAATAGGGGTACCGCCAGCAAAACGCAGATTTACAACGTTAAGGACTTGTGGACACAATAATAGCCGGTTTTCACCACGTTAAGGGTGTAACCGGCTTTATGCCACCCTTGGTTCAGCGGCCGCAATGATTCTAAGGTGGTTACTCCTTTAGAATCGAAGCGGATACTCTCCAAGAAAGTTGATATGCTCCCATCCCAATGGAGACATATGTTTTAATAAGTCTTCTCGCAACGCTTCTTTCAACAGGCAGATGGTGATGGCCAAGCCAAGTCATTGCCTCCTGCAACGCCGCTTCTCTGGAGACCTTCTCCACGCTCTCCCAATTGTGAACGACCGGGCTCATCGAGACAAAGACGAGATCGAAGGCTTGGTTATAACTCCATTATATACTACGATACGTAGTAATTGCCTAGGTAAGCCGGCTTGACATTCACTACATAGTGTAGTAACTTCTAATCACTACGTAGTGTAGTAATTAGAATTGTTATGGACGCATAACAAAGAGTAAAGAGGTGTGCACCGTGAAACATGTTCAAAAATTATCGGACACGGAAATGGAACTAATGGAGGTAATATGGGATTGTGAGCATCCAGTAACATCAACCGAATTATTGGGTATTTTCGCTCGTAAGGGTAAGGAATGGAAAGCACAAACGATCTCTACTTTTTTATCCCGGCTAGTTGAAAAAGGCGCTTTAATCGCTACGCGGCATGGCCGGACCAATTCCTATGTCCCCCGTCTTTCATCCGCAGACTACAAACTATGGGAAACACAAAACGTATTAAACGGGTTGTACCAGGGTTCAGTAAAAAATTTGATTTCCGCGCTATATGATGGTGATAAGCTATCGGATGATGACATTGCAGAACTGAAGCAATGGTTCTCGGAGAAGTAGGAGCTGCCTATGGGACATTTTTTCGAACTGCTTGTCACGCTTACGATTGCGGGTAGTACCGTCGTAAGTTGTATACTGTTGCTGCGATTCTTTTCACCAACCATATTTCCTGCAAAATGGCGTTACGTAATTGGAAAAATGGCCGTATGGCTTTATTTATTGCCTGTGGCCTTTGTTTTGAAGAAGCTCATGGAGCTTTTTACTTCAAAACCGATTTTGACCGTTCTTACGCCCGGAATGGCCTCTGCGCCTGTTCAAGAAGTATCGACTGAACGCATAACGGAGTGGGTTTCGGGACAGTCCATCTCCGCTGAAACGGCTTTGGTATTGTTGAGCTTATGGGGTGTTGGGGCTTTATCCTTTATAAGTTGGCAGGTCTATTGTTACTACAGATTCATCAAAAGAATCCAAAGTACAAACGTGCCTGTGCCCAAGGATGGTGAAGAAGCCAAACAACTTGCTTCCAGGAAACAAGCGCTTGGGATAAATGGAACCGTACAGCTTGCATTTAACTCTAATGTCAGAAGCCCCGTTCTTGTCGGGTTGCTGAAACCAACCATATTGATTCCCATGAGTAGTCAGGTGGATATGGACTTAGGCATGGTCATTCAACATGAACTTATTCACCTGAGACGAAAAGATTTATGGATAAAAATGCTCGTCGTGTGGATCAGCGCCTTACATTGGTTTAATCCCTTCGTTCACCTACTACGCAAGGACATCCATACATGGAGCGAGTTTTCCTGTGATGAAGAAGTCGTGAAAGAAATGTCTTATGCAGAACGGAAAAGATACGGTGAAACGATCCTGAACGTCATGATTGGTTCAAGGGGACTACCTGTCAGTTTTTGCTCTACTTTATCCGGTGACGGGAAACAATTGAAAAGGAGATTAATGATGATGCTTAATGTGAAAAAGCCGAAAAAGAAAACATTGTATCTTA
Encoded proteins:
- a CDS encoding extracellular solute-binding protein, whose product is MVRTFRKQIPKLLLVVIAVALFTWWFYSRKADYTALADIPQYSDVDTQSILAGEDIKSKLEPSYLKYIKQMKGEGKQDAENVNIVIQGADYAAVSDFGVSKQDSIGGRAGTALVQNDENSWAEYTLDIPRDGFYQIGMTYYAIPGKRASILRSLQIDGKYPFFQAKMIDFKRMWKEAGEPWKDNQGNEFNPRQEEVMGWQFQEFQDAESKVSEPLRFYLTQGKHTIRLTVIREPAAIGEIHVFSPDKLPSYADVHKQDLQQGRQESKDKLLKFQAEQAVLKSDPTLRRIEDRNPASEPYDSNKSVQNVFGGSGWRKGGQWAEWEIDVPASGLYNIGARYSNPYLNGIPVQRKVSIDGKIPFAEMNAVSFDYGSGWQIAGFGGKEQPYEFYLEQGKHRIRMEMQIGSLGEVFEIVQQVTQHMSLLQREIYLVTGTNPDPNRDYELKKSIPNLIPRLNLMAKDLQDGMMLLYSLGVEEDSSQVSTLGMACDQLLDLAKKPETITARLDQFSDKQAELGTWMTSLTGQGLLLDYFIVKSPDQPWPDANIGWAAQSWNSVNDFLLSFRKDYGGIGNRYSEQDKVLNVWVARGREWANIIKRMTDEEFTPQTGIKVNINVIPAGAMHLLMLSSTAGMAPDVALGVQADIPIDYAVRNAVVNLGEFPDYNEIAGRFRPGALIPYQFNNGHYALPENQNFSMLFYRKDILQQLGVKKAPETWQDIMDLIPLLQQNGMDFYYGHSPDDFTPFLFQNGGEYYRENGKYSALDTPEALKAMKMWTDLFTNYKINKKADFYNRFRTGEMPIGIADYSTYILLSTAAPELTGWWEMKPMPGIPGKDGTINRSTGGAAQTAVIFKDTKMKNEAWEYLKWWTSADVQEQFGSELESVLGVEARWNTANVEALKRLPWSSQDIHSVLQQWDWFKEREIVLGAYFTTRHITNMWNEIVLNGKTVREAVEDGIKEINKELRKKREEFGLDVEGQEGDGKGGGS
- a CDS encoding BlaI/MecI/CopY family transcriptional regulator; translated protein: MKHVQKLSDTEMELMEVIWDCEHPVTSTELLGIFARKGKEWKAQTISTFLSRLVEKGALIATRHGRTNSYVPRLSSADYKLWETQNVLNGLYQGSVKNLISALYDGDKLSDDDIAELKQWFSEK
- a CDS encoding M56 family metallopeptidase yields the protein MGHFFELLVTLTIAGSTVVSCILLLRFFSPTIFPAKWRYVIGKMAVWLYLLPVAFVLKKLMELFTSKPILTVLTPGMASAPVQEVSTERITEWVSGQSISAETALVLLSLWGVGALSFISWQVYCYYRFIKRIQSTNVPVPKDGEEAKQLASRKQALGINGTVQLAFNSNVRSPVLVGLLKPTILIPMSSQVDMDLGMVIQHELIHLRRKDLWIKMLVVWISALHWFNPFVHLLRKDIHTWSEFSCDEEVVKEMSYAERKRYGETILNVMIGSRGLPVSFCSTLSGDGKQLKRRLMMMLNVKKPKKKTLYLTVTAVFLVAVASTSAAVWASGNVPPVAESKTNDAATAPHEESKTNDAATAPHEESKTNDAATAPHEESKTNDAATAPHEESKTNDTATAPHEESKTNDAATAPHEESKTNDAATAPHEESKTNDAATAPHEESKTNDTATAPHEESKTNDAATAPHEKSKTNDAATAPYENKTKR